Proteins found in one Thalassomonas actiniarum genomic segment:
- a CDS encoding TonB-dependent receptor domain-containing protein, which produces MSHHLSKKFSLSVLALAISSTAIAAEGENKAADPNDSLGMERIVVTGVAKGKTIMASSVSISSFSAEQMEVTTPRTTSEIFRSLPGIRSEATGGEGNANIAVRGLPVAAGGAKFLQLQEDGLPVMQFGDISFGNADTFLRADSTVQTVEAIRGGTSATAASNAPGGIINFISKTGDSESGSVSTTIGLDYDSYRTDFEYGSYINDSTRFHIGGFLRTGEGARDTGYTSNKGGQIKANLTKEFDDGYVRFYFKHLDDKTVGYLPMPMYADGDSLPGFDSQKDTPHSAYLLSTLRLDGDGNISRGDVRDGMNPVVNSIGFEAFFELGNNWSIENRLRKSDVSGNYNSLIPASVEDSSAIASAIGGDGAALMYANGPDAGQAFSDDMAMRIHTFDVEIEDLSSIVNDLKLTKELDYATVTFGYYKSTQNIAMSWMWNSYLMEVKGDNAALLDVVGSDGTNYSDNGLYAYGVPYWGNCCQRAYDAEYDIDAPYINISADFDDLTIDASFRHDSGEASGYYAATVQSQVDMNRDGEISIPEQSVSSADIANASPINYDWSYNSYTLGANYFLDDNLAVFANLSHGGRANADRLMYGKINSDGSVAEQDAVDEVDQYELGVKFRKDKFSLFATAFFAETEEQNFEATSQKFFDRVYEAKGIELESAYYFGNFDVRGSITWTDAEITKDAINADVVGNTPRRQADFIYSLIGRYNFNNGSAGLSIIGTTDAYAQDNNDLEFDGYTQVNGFVSYMMTENMSVSLNVNNLFDTNGITEAEEGSVPDNGIIRARTINGRTTSLALKYEF; this is translated from the coding sequence ATGTCTCACCATTTGTCAAAGAAGTTTTCGTTAAGCGTGTTAGCTCTTGCCATCAGTAGTACGGCTATCGCGGCTGAAGGAGAAAATAAAGCAGCAGATCCAAATGATTCACTGGGGATGGAGCGCATAGTCGTAACCGGTGTTGCCAAGGGTAAAACCATTATGGCATCGAGTGTTTCCATCAGCAGTTTTTCTGCCGAACAAATGGAAGTGACCACACCGAGAACCACCTCGGAAATTTTCCGCTCTTTACCGGGGATTCGCTCCGAAGCCACCGGCGGTGAAGGTAATGCCAATATCGCGGTGCGCGGTTTACCCGTGGCGGCCGGGGGAGCGAAGTTCCTGCAACTGCAGGAAGATGGCCTGCCGGTGATGCAATTTGGCGATATTTCTTTTGGTAATGCCGATACTTTCCTGCGCGCCGACTCGACCGTACAAACGGTAGAAGCTATTCGTGGCGGTACCTCGGCAACTGCCGCCAGTAACGCCCCCGGCGGTATCATTAACTTTATCAGCAAAACCGGCGACAGCGAATCCGGCAGCGTTTCCACCACCATCGGCCTGGACTACGACAGCTACCGCACCGATTTTGAATACGGCAGCTATATCAATGACAGCACTCGTTTTCATATCGGCGGCTTTTTACGTACGGGTGAAGGGGCACGGGATACCGGCTACACCTCAAATAAAGGCGGCCAAATCAAGGCGAACCTGACCAAAGAATTTGACGATGGTTACGTGCGTTTTTACTTCAAGCACTTAGACGATAAAACGGTTGGTTACCTGCCTATGCCTATGTATGCCGACGGCGATTCCCTGCCGGGCTTTGACTCGCAGAAAGATACTCCGCATTCGGCCTATCTGCTTTCCACGCTGCGACTTGACGGCGACGGCAATATCAGCCGCGGCGATGTTCGTGACGGCATGAACCCTGTGGTCAACAGCATAGGTTTTGAAGCCTTTTTCGAACTGGGCAATAACTGGTCCATCGAAAACCGTTTAAGAAAAAGCGATGTCAGCGGTAACTATAACTCCTTAATTCCGGCCAGCGTTGAAGACAGCAGTGCTATTGCCAGCGCTATCGGCGGTGACGGTGCCGCTTTGATGTATGCCAATGGTCCCGATGCCGGGCAGGCATTTAGCGATGATATGGCGATGCGTATCCATACCTTTGATGTTGAAATTGAAGATCTGAGTTCAATTGTTAACGATCTGAAACTGACCAAAGAACTTGATTACGCCACGGTAACCTTCGGTTATTATAAATCGACACAGAATATTGCCATGTCCTGGATGTGGAACTCTTACCTGATGGAAGTCAAAGGCGATAATGCTGCTCTGCTTGATGTTGTCGGCAGCGACGGCACCAACTATTCCGACAATGGTCTTTATGCCTACGGGGTGCCTTACTGGGGCAACTGCTGTCAGCGGGCTTATGATGCCGAATATGATATCGATGCGCCCTATATCAATATTTCTGCCGACTTTGACGATTTGACCATAGATGCCAGTTTCCGCCACGACAGTGGCGAAGCCAGCGGTTATTATGCTGCTACGGTGCAGTCACAAGTGGATATGAACCGTGACGGCGAGATCTCTATTCCAGAGCAAAGCGTGTCTTCGGCAGATATTGCTAATGCTTCCCCCATCAACTACGACTGGAGTTATAACTCTTACACCTTAGGGGCCAATTACTTCCTTGACGATAACTTGGCGGTTTTTGCCAACCTCAGCCATGGTGGCCGTGCCAATGCCGACCGTTTGATGTACGGTAAAATCAATAGTGACGGCTCGGTAGCGGAGCAGGATGCGGTGGATGAAGTCGACCAATATGAACTTGGGGTGAAATTCCGCAAGGATAAGTTCTCCCTTTTTGCCACGGCGTTTTTTGCCGAAACCGAAGAGCAGAACTTTGAAGCCACCAGCCAGAAGTTCTTTGACCGGGTTTATGAAGCCAAAGGCATAGAGTTGGAATCAGCTTATTATTTCGGTAATTTCGATGTGCGCGGCAGCATCACCTGGACCGATGCCGAGATCACCAAAGATGCCATTAATGCTGATGTTGTTGGCAATACTCCGCGCAGACAGGCAGATTTCATTTACTCTCTGATCGGTCGTTATAACTTTAACAACGGCTCTGCCGGTTTAAGTATCATCGGCACGACAGACGCCTATGCCCAGGACAATAACGATCTGGAATTCGACGGTTATACCCAGGTAAACGGTTTTGTCTCTTATATGATGACAGAAAACATGTCGGTATCTTTAAACGTCAACAACCTGTTTGATACCAATGGCATCACCGAAGCCGAAGAAGGCAGTGTGCCGGATAACGGCATTATCCGTGCCCGTACCATTAACGGCCGGACGACGTCATTAGCACTGAAATATGAGTTCTAA
- a CDS encoding MFS transporter, with amino-acid sequence MMNATTPIDHQQMQRIKWLTYMMFMMFAMTTDAVGVIIPEIITAYDLSLTAASAFHYVPMIAIALSGLLLGFLADKLGRKTTIILGLIVFSVTSFLFAVGDSFWFFLTLMVCSGCAIGFFKTGALALIGDISSSGKEHTTTMNTVEGFFGVGAIIGPAIVSYLLASGFAWKYLYVIAGILCAALCLLAWKTNYPAMKKDHSEEITLKRTLKMMKNPYALGFSSAIALYVITEVAIYVWMPTLLRDYQGDMVWLATYALTIFFVFRAFGRFLGAWVLSKFNWMQVMFATSLAIFCCYFFSMLYGIKLAVFLLPLSGLFMSMIYPTLNSKGISCFKKSEHGAVAGVILFFTAVAAALGPLAMGAVSDLFGDVKYGFYLATGFAGILFLMMAFNLLKKPTQEVLLEAEHG; translated from the coding sequence ATGATGAATGCAACAACCCCTATCGACCACCAGCAAATGCAACGCATTAAATGGTTAACTTATATGATGTTTATGATGTTTGCCATGACCACAGATGCGGTTGGCGTCATCATTCCGGAAATCATTACCGCTTATGATCTCAGCTTAACCGCTGCCAGCGCCTTTCATTATGTGCCTATGATCGCCATCGCCCTCAGCGGCCTGTTGCTGGGTTTTCTCGCCGATAAACTCGGCCGTAAAACCACTATTATTCTCGGGCTGATCGTTTTCTCCGTCACCAGCTTTTTATTTGCCGTCGGTGATTCCTTCTGGTTTTTCCTCACCCTGATGGTATGCTCAGGCTGCGCCATAGGTTTCTTTAAAACCGGCGCCCTGGCACTGATCGGTGATATTTCCAGCTCAGGTAAAGAACACACCACCACCATGAATACCGTGGAAGGCTTTTTTGGCGTCGGCGCCATTATCGGACCGGCCATCGTCAGCTACCTGCTGGCCAGCGGTTTTGCCTGGAAATACCTCTATGTGATCGCCGGCATCTTATGTGCGGCCCTGTGCCTGTTGGCATGGAAAACCAATTACCCCGCCATGAAAAAAGACCACAGTGAAGAAATCACCTTAAAGCGCACCCTGAAAATGATGAAAAACCCTTATGCCCTGGGATTTTCTTCCGCCATCGCCTTATATGTGATCACCGAAGTCGCCATTTATGTCTGGATGCCGACCCTGCTGCGCGATTACCAGGGAGATATGGTGTGGCTGGCTACCTATGCCTTAACCATCTTTTTTGTTTTTCGCGCCTTCGGTCGATTTTTAGGTGCCTGGGTCCTGAGCAAATTTAACTGGATGCAGGTGATGTTTGCCACCAGCCTGGCAATCTTTTGCTGTTACTTTTTCAGTATGCTCTACGGCATCAAGCTTGCCGTCTTCCTGCTGCCGTTATCCGGGTTATTTATGTCGATGATCTACCCTACCCTGAATTCGAAAGGCATCAGCTGCTTTAAAAAATCAGAACACGGCGCCGTTGCCGGGGTGATTTTATTCTTTACCGCAGTCGCCGCTGCCCTGGGGCCGCTCGCCATGGGCGCGGTCAGCGACCTGTTCGGCGATGTCAAATACGGCTTTTATCTGGCCACAGGGTTTGCCGGGATCTTATTTTTAATGATGGCCTTTAACCTACTGAAAAAACCCACCCAGGAAGTACTGCTCGAAGCCGAGCACGGCTAA
- a CDS encoding carbohydrate kinase family protein: MKKVLCFGEVLIDFLPNEDDETSFKPIAGGAPANVAVAIAKLGGESYFVGGIGSDNFGQFLHKQLAAYRVKTDYLCSFENSNSALVLVSLDDKKERSFNFYRHDTADMRFSCDDFNEESFKLSDIFHYCSNTLTTEKLAQTTLTGLKLAKTHGLLVSLDVNLRLTLWSEASVLSSRILECLPYTDVIKFSREELLYLSEQLSQSADELISYCLQTGPSLVVVTDGGNEISVYTRDYHFIHQAPAIIPVDTTAAGDAFVGGLLYRLAQQDLDIEAFQVLLTQQAVIEEIIDFATLCGAFTCTQKGAFPALPRLADIKD, encoded by the coding sequence ATGAAAAAAGTGTTGTGCTTTGGTGAAGTGCTCATCGACTTTTTACCCAATGAAGACGATGAAACCAGCTTCAAACCTATTGCTGGCGGAGCACCTGCAAATGTTGCAGTGGCCATTGCAAAACTCGGCGGCGAAAGTTATTTTGTCGGCGGCATCGGCTCGGATAATTTTGGCCAGTTTTTACATAAGCAATTGGCGGCCTACCGGGTGAAAACCGATTATTTATGCAGCTTTGAAAACAGCAATTCGGCGCTGGTGCTGGTATCCCTGGACGATAAAAAAGAGCGTAGCTTTAATTTTTACCGGCACGATACCGCGGATATGCGTTTTAGCTGTGACGATTTTAACGAAGAGAGTTTTAAGCTTTCGGATATTTTCCATTATTGCTCCAATACCCTGACCACAGAAAAGCTGGCGCAAACCACTTTAACCGGGTTAAAGCTGGCGAAAACGCATGGTTTGCTGGTGAGTCTGGATGTCAATTTACGCCTCACCTTGTGGTCGGAGGCTTCGGTATTATCTTCGCGTATCCTCGAGTGCCTGCCTTATACCGATGTGATTAAATTCAGCCGCGAAGAGCTGTTATATTTATCCGAGCAGTTAAGTCAAAGCGCCGACGAACTGATAAGCTATTGTTTGCAAACCGGTCCGTCCCTGGTGGTGGTGACCGACGGCGGCAATGAAATCTCGGTATACACCCGGGACTACCATTTTATTCATCAGGCACCGGCCATTATCCCGGTAGACACCACGGCGGCAGGCGATGCCTTTGTCGGCGGATTACTTTATCGGCTGGCTCAGCAAGATCTCGATATCGAGGCTTTTCAGGTGCTGTTAACACAGCAGGCGGTTATTGAAGAGATCATCGATTTTGCCACTTTATGCGGCGCTTTTACCTGCACTCAAAAAGGCGCTTTTCCGGCGCTGCCGAGATTAGCGGATATCAAGGACTAG
- a CDS encoding dipeptidyl-peptidase 3 family protein, with translation MKKTLLALSLSVAAAFSGQVSADHNPHVDRYLAQYSPYKMEYDASHFSAKDKLILQKLVTAAELLHEVYWQQTSKYGRELKDALELVPQSEQAQKLLTLLNRNGAPFEQLNNNVAFMGQQTYYPGQEFYPRGLSADELDNYMKTLSKEQQAEFMNPYTVIQEDGKGGYQAVRYYQAYKTLLDPVIELLYEVAELTDNASFANFLRLKARALITDEYFDADVAWIDLTGNKFDLVFGPFETYDDGIKGVKAKYQAYIEVVDKEESAKLDLYTQHLQEMENNLPIPEQYRSVVGGLTTKFVVVRDIIRTGMAIVGYQAVATNLPNDPAVHELKGTKKTFWKNMFEARFNGIIKPVSEVLINEKQLPEISDDGFFQFVLMHEISHALGPRTVKVGSKKGMATNAAIGPNYNALEEAKADISGMHSLIYLMDKGIVDAKRRNNFFISYLGSLFRSMRFGLNQAHGKAAVLSLNYFAENGGVSYDDDSGRWTLDDKQFEENVASLAKALLILEGDGDNTKVQAFFDRWAVNSPRIQASLEKVNHLPIDVLPEYSIKWH, from the coding sequence ATGAAAAAAACCCTGCTCGCCCTTTCGCTATCGGTTGCCGCTGCCTTCAGCGGCCAGGTCAGTGCCGACCATAATCCCCATGTTGACCGTTATCTGGCACAATACAGTCCCTATAAAATGGAATATGATGCCAGTCATTTCTCCGCCAAAGACAAGCTGATCCTGCAAAAACTGGTTACAGCGGCCGAACTGCTGCACGAAGTCTACTGGCAGCAAACCTCCAAATACGGCCGGGAGTTAAAGGATGCCCTGGAGCTGGTGCCACAAAGCGAGCAGGCGCAAAAACTGCTGACCCTGCTTAACCGCAACGGCGCCCCGTTTGAACAGCTCAACAACAATGTTGCCTTTATGGGCCAGCAAACATATTACCCGGGACAGGAGTTTTACCCCCGCGGCCTGAGCGCTGATGAGCTCGATAACTATATGAAAACCCTGTCCAAAGAACAGCAGGCTGAATTTATGAACCCCTATACCGTGATCCAAGAAGACGGTAAAGGGGGCTATCAGGCCGTCAGATACTACCAGGCCTATAAAACATTACTCGATCCCGTGATCGAATTGCTCTATGAAGTGGCAGAACTGACCGACAATGCTTCATTCGCCAATTTCCTGCGTCTAAAAGCCCGTGCGCTGATCACCGATGAATATTTTGATGCTGACGTCGCCTGGATAGATCTCACAGGCAATAAATTTGATCTGGTCTTTGGCCCTTTCGAAACCTACGACGACGGCATTAAAGGGGTAAAAGCCAAATACCAGGCCTATATCGAAGTGGTGGACAAAGAAGAGTCGGCAAAATTAGACTTATACACCCAACACCTGCAGGAAATGGAAAATAATCTGCCGATCCCCGAACAGTACCGCTCCGTGGTCGGCGGCTTAACAACCAAGTTTGTCGTGGTAAGGGATATTATCCGCACCGGCATGGCTATCGTCGGTTACCAGGCGGTGGCCACCAACCTGCCCAACGATCCCGCGGTACACGAACTTAAAGGCACAAAAAAAACCTTCTGGAAAAATATGTTCGAAGCCAGGTTTAACGGCATCATCAAACCGGTCAGTGAAGTGTTGATCAACGAAAAACAATTGCCGGAAATCTCCGACGACGGCTTTTTCCAGTTTGTGCTGATGCATGAAATCAGCCATGCCCTGGGACCGAGAACCGTTAAGGTCGGCAGTAAAAAAGGCATGGCCACCAATGCCGCCATAGGCCCTAACTATAACGCCCTGGAGGAGGCAAAAGCCGATATCAGCGGTATGCACTCGCTGATTTACCTGATGGATAAAGGCATAGTGGATGCCAAGCGCCGCAATAACTTTTTCATTTCTTATTTAGGCAGCTTATTCCGCTCGATGCGTTTTGGTTTGAACCAGGCCCATGGCAAAGCCGCGGTATTATCGTTAAATTATTTCGCCGAAAACGGCGGGGTTAGCTATGATGATGACAGTGGCCGCTGGACGTTGGACGACAAGCAGTTTGAAGAAAATGTCGCCTCCCTGGCAAAAGCCCTGCTGATCCTCGAAGGGGATGGCGACAACACTAAGGTACAGGCCTTTTTTGACCGCTGGGCGGTGAATTCTCCGCGCATTCAGGCCAGCCTGGAGAAAGTCAATCATTTACCCATAGATGTCCTGCCCGAATACAGCATTAAGTGGCATTAA
- the pgi gene encoding glucose-6-phosphate isomerase, whose protein sequence is MTARTSLASWQALSAHALQMKQQHMNDLFAADTQRFKQFSIQLPSLLLDYSKNLITRQTMELLLTLAQDCEIPCWREKMFAGEPINRTEDRAVLHTALRNRSKTALNLAGENITARVEQTLEKMKNFSDRVRQGHWKGYSGKRITDVVNIGVGGSNLGPQTVTEALKQFSDNSLNVHYVSNVDGAQIAEVLRPLNPEKVLFIVSSKTFTTTETMTNAATALKWLVSSSFDEQAVAKHFIAVTANRENAAQFGISRENIFEMWDWVGGRFSLWSAIGLPIALDLGFDKFIELLEGGHEMDQHFQQAPLASNAPVMLALLSIWNCTFLGAQSQAILPYDQSLHMLSAYLQQAEMESNGKSVSWHGEEVNYPTVPSIWGELGINGQHAFYQYLHQSNNVVPADFIGSVASNTPVKGHHETLMANFFAQTQALMCGVDEAQVRADLHAKGRQQDYIDKVAPHKVHKGNRPTNTILMKRITPKTLGSLIALYEHKIFVQGIILQICSFDQWGVELGKGLASKIQHELESNEENAGHDSSTAELIRYYKAVKNQTAGKSEQ, encoded by the coding sequence ATGACCGCAAGAACTTCCCTTGCCAGCTGGCAGGCCTTATCCGCCCATGCGCTGCAAATGAAGCAACAACATATGAATGATCTTTTTGCCGCCGATACGCAGCGCTTCAAGCAATTTTCCATTCAGCTGCCTTCATTATTGCTCGATTATTCAAAAAACCTGATCACCCGGCAAACCATGGAGCTTCTGCTAACCCTGGCACAAGACTGTGAAATTCCCTGCTGGCGCGAAAAAATGTTTGCCGGTGAGCCTATTAACCGCACCGAGGACAGGGCTGTACTGCATACCGCATTGCGCAACCGCAGCAAAACGGCCCTTAACCTTGCAGGAGAAAACATTACCGCCCGGGTCGAGCAAACCCTGGAAAAAATGAAAAACTTCAGCGACAGGGTTCGCCAGGGGCACTGGAAAGGGTATTCCGGCAAACGCATTACCGATGTCGTTAATATCGGTGTCGGCGGCTCCAACCTGGGACCGCAAACCGTCACCGAAGCCCTGAAGCAGTTCAGCGACAACAGTTTAAATGTCCATTATGTTTCCAACGTTGACGGCGCCCAGATTGCCGAGGTACTGCGGCCGCTCAATCCGGAAAAGGTCTTGTTTATTGTGTCCAGCAAAACCTTTACCACCACAGAAACCATGACCAATGCCGCCACTGCACTCAAGTGGCTGGTCTCCTCTTCCTTTGATGAACAGGCGGTTGCCAAACATTTCATCGCGGTGACTGCCAACCGGGAAAATGCCGCCCAGTTTGGTATCAGCCGGGAAAATATCTTTGAAATGTGGGACTGGGTTGGCGGGCGTTTTTCCCTCTGGTCTGCCATCGGCCTGCCCATTGCCCTGGATCTGGGCTTTGACAAGTTTATTGAATTGCTCGAAGGCGGCCATGAAATGGATCAGCATTTCCAGCAGGCGCCGCTGGCAAGCAATGCCCCGGTGATGCTGGCCCTGCTCAGCATCTGGAACTGCACCTTTTTAGGGGCCCAGTCGCAGGCGATTTTGCCTTATGATCAATCCCTGCATATGCTCAGTGCCTACCTGCAACAGGCGGAAATGGAAAGTAACGGCAAATCGGTCAGCTGGCACGGGGAAGAGGTTAATTATCCTACCGTGCCCTCCATCTGGGGAGAGCTCGGCATTAACGGCCAGCATGCTTTTTACCAGTACCTGCATCAAAGCAACAATGTGGTACCGGCAGACTTTATCGGCTCGGTAGCAAGCAATACCCCGGTCAAAGGCCACCATGAAACCCTGATGGCCAACTTTTTTGCCCAGACCCAGGCCTTGATGTGCGGGGTCGATGAAGCACAGGTTAGGGCAGATTTACACGCCAAAGGCCGCCAGCAGGACTACATCGATAAAGTCGCCCCGCACAAGGTGCATAAAGGCAACCGCCCGACCAATACCATTTTAATGAAGCGCATCACCCCGAAAACCCTGGGCTCATTGATTGCCCTTTACGAACATAAGATTTTTGTCCAGGGCATTATTTTACAGATCTGCTCCTTTGATCAATGGGGGGTTGAGTTAGGCAAAGGCCTGGCCAGTAAAATTCAACATGAGCTGGAGTCAAACGAAGAAAATGCCGGCCATGACAGCTCAACCGCCGAGCTTATCCGCTACTATAAGGCGGTAAAAAATCAAACGGCGGGCAAGTCCGAACAATAA
- a CDS encoding LacI family DNA-binding transcriptional regulator, which yields MKKSNGLTLKKVADILGVSNATVSNAFNRPDQLSEKRRKEILAACHELGYSGPNQAARLLRKGSSNIVALVLPDSLEYMVSDPVANQFMRGVTSVLEKNNLNLLLYSGQSQSIQSVVDFVDGFICYGAPRNPKLIPQLKTSGKKIVTVDFDIEGMASVNIDNEQAAYQIADQAIRLEQDNVAVLGLRLVDSEQICRVYDKELLDCNSSISHRRLDGYSKALSEKGINLGGDRIWNIPESNIKLASLAAREALSCQPLPNVLLCMSDLIALAAIREATAMGLKIPEDIRIVGFDGIEESLRSTPKLTTIHQYSDLKGETAAKLFIDNDNHNEVLGYELQMGDSC from the coding sequence ATGAAAAAAAGCAATGGTTTAACATTAAAAAAAGTTGCGGACATCCTGGGAGTGTCCAATGCCACGGTTTCTAATGCCTTTAACCGCCCCGATCAGCTATCAGAAAAAAGACGTAAAGAAATCCTCGCCGCCTGCCATGAGCTCGGTTACAGCGGCCCCAACCAGGCCGCCAGGCTGCTGAGAAAAGGCAGTTCCAATATAGTCGCCCTGGTCCTGCCGGACAGCCTGGAATATATGGTCTCAGATCCCGTCGCCAACCAATTTATGCGCGGGGTTACTTCGGTCCTGGAAAAGAACAACCTGAATTTACTGCTGTATTCCGGACAATCCCAAAGTATTCAGTCGGTGGTCGATTTTGTCGACGGCTTTATCTGTTACGGCGCGCCGAGAAACCCCAAATTGATCCCCCAGCTAAAAACCTCGGGCAAGAAAATCGTCACCGTCGATTTTGATATTGAAGGCATGGCTTCGGTCAATATCGATAACGAGCAGGCCGCCTACCAAATAGCTGATCAGGCGATACGGCTTGAACAGGATAATGTCGCCGTGCTCGGCCTGCGCCTGGTGGACAGCGAACAAATTTGCCGGGTATACGACAAGGAATTGCTCGACTGCAACAGCTCGATTTCACACCGCCGCCTGGACGGTTATAGCAAAGCACTCTCGGAAAAAGGCATCAACCTCGGCGGCGATCGCATCTGGAATATCCCGGAAAGCAATATCAAGCTCGCTTCGCTGGCCGCCAGAGAAGCCCTTTCCTGCCAGCCGCTGCCGAATGTCCTGTTGTGCATGAGTGATCTGATCGCCCTGGCCGCCATCCGCGAGGCCACGGCGATGGGCTTGAAGATCCCCGAAGATATCCGCATTGTCGGTTTTGACGGCATCGAAGAATCGTTAAGATCGACCCCTAAGCTGACCACGATTCACCAGTACAGTGATCTTAAGGGAGAAACAGCCGCCAAACTCTTTATCGATAACGACAATCATAATGAAGTCTTAGGCTATGAGCTGCAAATGGGCGACAGCTGTTAA
- the gtfA gene encoding sucrose phosphorylase produces the protein MKNNVQLITYADRLSGAGIPELHELLANELSGLFSGVHILPFFYPIDGSDAGFDPIDHTRVDERIGCWQDIKALGSDSDIMADLIVNHASAESKEFRDVLAKGKNSVYWDLFLTKDKVFPGGASEELLSLIPRPKTTGCFTPYQLATGETIDFWTTFTDSQIDLDVKSELGQQYLHKVIDTFAANNISYIRLDAAGFAIKKAGTSCFMIDETFDFINQLSDMANKAGMKSLVEIHSYYKTQIEIAKRVNLVYDFALPPLVLHYLTTRDVQPLVNWLKISPRNCITVLDTHDGIGIEDVAGKDDLPGLLHQEQIETLIAAIHNNSGGGSEKASGAAASNVDIYQVNCSYYDALAKDDLNYLIARAIQFFSPGVPQVYYGGLLALENDMQLLASTNVGRDINRSYLNKPQVAAAMEKPVVKALSALIRLRNQSEAFNGLFEICGDKQKLCMKWINGRDSARLVVDMALQQASISLSDGEHQQQLDLAQLLAGN, from the coding sequence ATGAAAAATAACGTGCAATTAATCACCTATGCTGACCGGCTCTCTGGCGCCGGTATTCCTGAACTTCATGAGTTACTGGCTAATGAACTGAGCGGTTTATTTTCCGGGGTACATATCCTGCCCTTTTTTTATCCCATCGACGGCAGCGATGCCGGTTTTGATCCGATAGATCATACCCGGGTTGATGAGCGTATCGGGTGCTGGCAAGATATCAAGGCGCTGGGCAGTGATAGTGACATTATGGCGGATCTTATCGTCAACCACGCCTCGGCCGAATCTAAAGAGTTCCGGGATGTGCTGGCGAAAGGGAAAAACTCGGTTTATTGGGACTTATTTCTGACCAAAGACAAGGTTTTTCCTGGCGGCGCCAGTGAAGAGCTGCTGTCACTGATCCCCAGGCCGAAAACCACCGGCTGTTTTACCCCTTACCAACTGGCAACGGGGGAAACAATCGACTTTTGGACCACCTTTACCGATAGCCAGATAGATCTGGATGTCAAAAGCGAGCTGGGGCAACAATACCTTCACAAGGTGATTGATACCTTTGCCGCCAATAATATCAGTTATATCCGCTTGGATGCGGCGGGTTTTGCCATTAAAAAAGCCGGCACCAGCTGTTTTATGATAGATGAGACCTTCGACTTCATTAATCAGTTATCCGATATGGCCAATAAAGCCGGCATGAAGTCGCTGGTGGAAATTCATTCCTATTATAAAACCCAGATTGAAATCGCCAAACGGGTGAATCTGGTGTATGACTTTGCCCTGCCGCCTCTGGTGTTGCATTATTTAACCACCCGGGATGTACAGCCGCTGGTGAACTGGTTAAAGATCTCACCGAGAAATTGTATTACCGTACTCGATACCCATGACGGCATCGGCATCGAGGATGTTGCCGGAAAAGATGACCTGCCGGGTTTACTGCATCAGGAGCAAATCGAGACACTGATCGCCGCTATCCACAACAACAGCGGCGGCGGCAGTGAAAAAGCTTCCGGAGCCGCCGCCAGTAATGTTGATATCTACCAGGTTAACTGCAGCTATTATGATGCCCTGGCGAAAGACGATCTTAATTACCTGATCGCCCGTGCTATCCAGTTCTTCTCTCCCGGGGTGCCCCAGGTTTATTACGGCGGTTTGCTGGCGCTGGAAAATGATATGCAACTGCTGGCAAGCACTAATGTCGGCCGGGATATTAACCGCTCATATCTGAATAAACCCCAGGTTGCTGCGGCCATGGAGAAACCTGTGGTTAAAGCCTTGTCTGCTTTGATCCGGCTGCGTAATCAGAGTGAGGCATTTAACGGCCTGTTTGAAATTTGCGGTGATAAGCAAAAGCTGTGTATGAAATGGATTAATGGTCGTGATAGTGCCCGTTTAGTGGTGGATATGGCGCTGCAGCAGGCCAGTATTTCCCTCAGTGACGGTGAGCATCAGCAGCAGCTGGACCTGGCTCAGTTGCTGGCGGGAAATTAA